A window of Amaranthus tricolor cultivar Red isolate AtriRed21 chromosome 8, ASM2621246v1, whole genome shotgun sequence genomic DNA:
AacataatcaatcaaaagcatgtaaaaatCGTACAATTGACTCGACACGATCAAACAAAAGCATGCAATTTTCTAATAGGTCGGTATCATAGAGGAGGAAATGCATGCAAACGCGCGAAGTTCTATcacattctaccccccttaaagacttagttacgaccccgtaacttactaacctcaaGAAAAAGGTGCGGGTATTTCTCACGCATGGAATCCTCAGTTTCCCACGTTGCCTCCTGCGTGCGCTGGTTAGCCCATAGAACTTTCACCatttttatatcttttctcCTCGTACTACGCACCTTAGAATCTAAGATCTTGATAGGCTTCTCTTCATAAGATAGATTCTCATCCAGATCTAAGGGTTCGGGATCTAGCACATGAGATTTATCGGGAACATATCTCTTCAACTGCGAAATGTGAAACACATCATGGACCTTACCCAACTCATTGGGTAATGCTAGTTTGTAAGCGACCTTTCCTACCTTCTCTGTGATCTCATAAGGTCCTATAAACTTTGGGCTCAACTTCCCCCTCTTGCCAAACCTCATGACTCCCTTCATGGGTGAAACTCTCAATAGCACATAATCCCCTACGGCGAACTCATCAGGTCTCCTCTTAAGATCTGCGTAggacttttgtcgatcctgggcCGCCTTAAGTCTTTCTCGAATCATTTTTACCTGATCAGTCATCTCCTCTAACATAGCCGGTCCTAGAGTAACAGATTCACTGAAATCGTCCCAACATACAGGATTACGACAACGACGACCATACAGAGCCTCAAAAGGTGCCATCTGGATGCTTGCCTGGTaactattattgtatgaaaactcCACCATATCTAGGCACTCATCCCAAGATCCTTGCCTATCCAAGGCTACGGCTCTCAACATATCTTCAAGAGTCCGATTAGTGCGCTCGGTCTGTCCATCAGTGGCAGGGTGAAAAGATGTGCTTCTTAGAAGTTCTGTTCCCAGAGCTGCTTGAAAAGCCTCCCAAAATTTTGACACATACCTAGTATCACGGTCAGAAACTATAGATCTAGGGACACCATGGTATCGCACAACATTTTTAAGGTAAGCTCGAGCCAACTGATCCATACtccattgattattcatcggaaTGAATCTTGCACTCTTGGTGAGTCTATCAACGATCACCCATAACGTGTCATTTCCTGACCTAGTTCTCGGTAAACCCAAAACAAAGTCCATTGATATGTCATCCCATTTCCATACAGGAATATCCAAGGGTTGGAGTAAACCTGCAGGTCTCTTATGTTCACTTTTGACCTTTTGACATGTCAGACACCTGGAAACAAACTCAGCAATATCTCTTTTCATCCCAGACCACCAGAATGTTTGCTTCAGATCTCGATACATTTTATCTCCCCCCGGGTGGACGGAATACGTCGAACTATGAGCCTCTGATAAGATTTTATCCTTGAGCTCTGCACAAGAAAAGGGTACACACCATCTACCCTTGTATCGAATGCTACCATCCTCGAATATTGTGAATCCTTCAGCTTTTCCTTCTCTAACCTGCTCCCTCGTTTTTTCCAATAAGGAGTCACTCACTTGATGTgttaaaatttcttcaaaaattgaGGGTCGAATTGATAAGGCTGTTAATCTGGACCTCAGCTCCCCGTGCTGCACAATCTCGAGGTTCAACTTTTCCATGTCTCTTTGCAACTCTCTAGGAATAGTCAAGGTAGCTACGGAATGATTGGTCTTTCTACTTAGAGCATCGGCTACCATGTTCGCCCTACCCTCATGGTAATTAAACTCTACGTCATAGTCGTTAATCAACTCTAGCCATCTTCGCTGCCtcatgttcaaattttgttgcGTATACAAGTATCGCaaactctgatgatcagtgtagatcttgCACTTCACTCCATACaagtaatgtctccaaattttcaaagCAAAGACAATGGCTGCTAGCTCCAGGTCGTGAGTTGGGTAATTGACTTCATGTGGTTTTAGTTGTCTGGATGCATACGCGACCACTTTCCGATTTTGCATCAATACACATCCCAACCCATACTTCGATGCATCACTATACACAAGGTACTTAAGGGTGCTATCTGGAAGAGTAAGCACGGGTGCGGTAGTCAACCTCTCCTTTAAGGTTTGGAAGGCCAACTCGCACTCTTTAGACCATTCgaatttcttgtctttcttcatcaagttGGTCATAGGGCGGGCGATCTTTGAGAAATCcttcacaaatctcctatagtaACCAGCTAAACCCAAAAAGCTCCTTACTTCAGTCACATTCTTCGGTGCAGGCCAATCTCTCACCGCCTCAATTTTTGCAGGATCAACGGCAACTCCTTCTTTGGACACAAAATGCCCAAGGAACGAAACCTTCTCgagccaaaattcacactttgaaAACTTCGCGTACAGCTTATTGTCCCGGAGTAATTGCAACACCTTCCTCAAGTGTTGTTCGTGTTCCACCCTATCTCTCGAATACACCAagatgtcatcaataaagaccAGCACGAAATTGTCGAGGCACGAACTAAACACCTGGTTCATCATGCACATAAAAGCTGCAGGTGCAttagtcaacccaaaaggcatcactgtGAACTCGAAGTGCCCATATCGAGTCCTAAAGGCTGTTTTCGGAATATCGCGCTCCGCAATCCTCAGCTGATGATAGCCAGACCTCAAGTCaattttggaaaataacccTGCTCCCTTAAGTTGGTCAAACAAATCATCGATTCTCGGAAGAGGGTATTTGTTCTTCACAGTTATCTTGTTCAGTTCTCGATAATCAATACATAACCTCATAGTCCCATCCTTCTTACGAACAAACAAGACAGGTGCTCCCCAAGGCGAAACACTCGGTCGAATGTATCCCTTCTCTAATAACTCCTCGACTTGCTTTTTAAGTTCCTCCATTTCAGCTGGTGCCAACCTATATGGTGCTTTTGATATAGGTCCCACCCCTGGTACCAGGTCTATGGTGAACTCAACAGCCCTAACAGGTGGCATCCCCGGTATCTCCTCTGGGAAGACGTCTAGGAACTCATTTACGATTGGCACTGATTCAGGAGTCAACTCCTCGTCTTCTATCTTACGTACATGACATAGGTAGCTTGGCAGTCCCTTCCTCAATAATGTTTTCATCTTCAGGGACGATACTATCTTCGTTTGCATACCTGAAGTAGCTTTGCAATACTTAACTTTCTTTCCCTTGGGCCCCACAAGCCTGACTTCTTGCCTCTCACATTCAACAATAGCTTTAAACCGACCCAACCAGTCCATCCCAAGAATAATGTCTAAGTCGCACATCTTTAACTCATATAGGTCACTAGGAAAAATGGTTCCCCCAATGGTCAAAGGAACACTCTTATAAACTCTAGTGCATTGATACAACTCTCCTGAAGGAACTGCTACGGCGTACGAAGAAGGTTCGGGATCCTTTAATCCTAACCTTTCAATTATTGATGCAGATACAAAAGAATTTGATGCTCCAGTATCAAATAACGCATTGACAGGCACGGAGTTCACAAGAAACGTACCTGTCACCACATCCTTTGCATCCTCTGCTTCCCTTGTGCTGATGGCGGTTAATTTTCCAGGTGTTGATTGAGTAGTTAGCGCACTGGTTCCCGCACTTCCATTACTTCGACCATTCGACTCTCCGGGTTTATAGTTGCTTGGACTAGGCCGATATCCGTTCCCGTTCTTCGACTGATGTAAGTTTTGACCACGGTAGTCACTCCCATTCCTCTGATTCCCAAAATTCCTCTGATAAAAATGCTGCTGTCCCCCATTCTGTTGATTCGGACGCCCATGCTTGGCATAACATTCGAAGCCACGATGACCCAACTTGCCACAAACATTACATTCTACTAAATTCCCATTACAATCCTTCCCTGGGTGGTTGTTTGGACACCTGCGGCAGAAATAAACTCTTTCCTTACTATTACTGTCTCCACTCTTCTTTTGATTGCTGAACCCCCTATGGTGCAACTTCCCATTTCTTTCGAGACTTGAAAAGCCCATGTGTTTCTTATTCTGCTGGGAATGGTGTTGCTGCTGGAAGCTCTCCTTTCTCTTATCCCCACTGTTGACACCTGCACTGCTAGTTTCAAGCTTCTTTCCCTTATCTTTGTATAGTAGACTTCCCACTTGAGCGGCTCTTTGGTACATCGCATCCAGAGTGGTGTACCGGTCACTATCAACGTGCACTTGAATTTCATTGCTCAGCCCCAATTCAAAACGCTGCATCTTCTGCTCCTCGGTAGGGACGTCATCAGGGCAATATTTCACATACTCCATGAACTTCTTATAGTATTCGTCAACCGTTAAATCCCCCATCTCGAGCTTCGAAAATTCATTGGACTTTTGCTTCCTGATATGAGGTGGGTAGTATTTTTCCCGAATCACCCTTTTGAACTCCTTCCATTGCAACGGCTCCTGAGGATCACTCATCAAGTTGTCTCTAGCATTGGACCACCAGTAATCAGCTTCTTCTTGTAGGTAGAAAGCGGCTTGGTCCACTCTCAGGTGCTCAGGGCATTGCACCACGTTGAAAATCTTGTCAAATTCCCGTAACCAGTTCTCTAAGATTGCGGGTTCTCCAGTTCCTGTAAACACAGGGGGTTTGTTCTGTGAGATGCTCTTGCTCACGGAGGCTGCCGTCTCAACTTCGGGCGCAGACCTAGATCTCCTTTCCTCGGCTAGCTCCATGACCAGTTCTCGTAAGGCCTTGTTCGAGCGTCTCTTCAAACGTTGACTAGACAACGGAGGCATTTCCCTGCAAACAAGAGTTTCACAAACGAGAGATGTTCACTATTCGATAAGATAACATGCTTCATCGCCAAATACACATTTTGCATGCAAATTCCAACCAGGCATACATTCTCATTTTGCGTGGAATTCGTccttattttgaaatataacAACTTTACTAAGGAAAATGAACTAGTAAGCTTATCTAAATAATTTTAACATAAACTACTAACCAATGaaacataaacacataatcaactAATATAAGGTTGCAGGTAAGTACGGCAACTCGTAGCTTAACTAGGACaggcacataaaaaaaaatgtagccTCTTACGCAACCCATAACTTGCAACATTTGCTCCTACAAACATAATTCAtgcttaaaatttcaattaataaaacGTCATCTGTTAAGTTACCACAAATTCATTACAAAGATTCATTCCAATCATTGCAAGGATCGTAAGCCTAAGCGTGCAAATTCATGTGCAATAATACTCAAAATGCATGCATATATAAATGCACCTAACCCATGTCTACCCATACTCTCAAAGCAATTTAACTTCGAAAACAAAACAGGAATAAGTACTAGAGAAAACACAAAGCGTTTGGGAAAGATAGGAAccactggctctgataccacctgtaacacccctgaatttcagaCCCTTCAGGGGTGTCACTTgtggaaataaataattatttaaataggaaaaagaaagatGACGTTTGAAAACCTCCAAACAAAGTCCtacggaaatttcggcagcatctgccttgaaATTTGACGCGCCGAAGATTTAGACAAACGATAAATCATCATAATGAAGAGGCATCAATGGCCTCGTAACAGAATCACGGCGGAAAGGTCATCGCCAAAACCtctgtcgacatgctaagcatggatcgtggttcccatGTAAACGCTTGGGTTTTCCAAGCAAAAAGATAATCCACTGTACAAGCCATTCAAGatactataacaaaatataaaacgatATAAATCTTTGCAGCGGAACGAATTACATCAAAAGGAGGACTCATGCCTCAACCAAAACATATACACTTTCAATTCGAAATCACATGTAGCGTCAAAAATGGTTCGAACAGGGCACGCGTCAAGGTTCTCACTCGATTCCCCCccccccatatgcaatgcaaggaaactccaaaacctgcaagacctatctacgacgtccctgctgctcaacgtaaAGTCGTAGACCAAACgtgtcatagcagggccatcagagacaagccgtcaacaaggaaacaagcagtacacgtcagtatctagcaacaagttatatatgcaaccaacaatcaattcaacaagatgagagaagatagacactccaatgtataaaaatctactccaaccattcctcacttctgtgcacttctcaatgccttcaccattttctattccttccttaattccacgtatcatcttttgtgactagaggccaccatattggggtttgcaagacccacatggcaacacctcagccaagggcggtgacggccatgccggcgcccaatggcaaagtatgatcatacccccgtacagcgaccatatatagatgatccatgcctccgggaactaaaccaactggggtaccaatccagtggagtcacagtaacatccaacttaatatctcatcaataagggactcattcccattccatctcatataatccaacattctactctcgcgatatcagaactcaatctctactatctttacaactgattttcacttgtaacacaaacttaaccgtatttaaatagcaaatcatattcaacctagttcgtataatattatcacgcaaggaaaatagattgaagatgcatgcaagaatcagttactgcgtgtacttacCTGCACTGCAAGACGACAGCCACAAAAATCGCTTCGAAGGGGTTCTTACGCCCCTCTTATGAACCGGGCACCTATACACGTTTAAAGTAAGACTAATAAGCCTACTTCACATCATTTACGAAGCACCGACTCCATACAAGCTACGCTATTAGCCAATTAAGTTTCGATTCAAGCTAATACGCATTCTACGCATACTCATGTAATAAATTCAACCCATGTTCATACATGAACTACGCCATCAATTCCAATCAAACCATAACATTAGATTCTAGTCAGGTTTATATCAAGATATGTTCAAGAACACGTAATACATGACGTTACACTTAATAACAATCATATCACCTATGATAGTAgtggtttattatttttccaaggtttttagagtgaaacgattaagaataaattagatTTGTAGCTTGGCGAATCAATAACGATTCGTATAATTTGGGTCAAAGTCACCCAACTTAGAAACCGAGCTCAAAACTAACCACCTCATCAACGACTATAACCACgataatactttcattaatgaCAATCGCTACCTTAATCCGTctcagtaattattattatcgtttacTCTACAACAATGGATATTAACAATACTAGTCACCATTCATCCAAACCACAAAAATAGTATATACTACTTTTAATTCATCCACCCCTAACTTATTCAAGTTCAATTCACACTTTCAAATGCTTACCCACTTTAAATCCTATTAAGATATAACTTAATCCAAGCTAAGATTCATGAATTTACCCAAATTACTACCTTTAAATTCAtcataatataaaccctaatcattttatttcaatgataattcttttaactactacccatactataattcaatgagactaatacaatatacaatcaacacacaactcatgaacatggtagattctaattaaaattagcaAATCAATCAATTGAAAAGTGAGATGCTTACAAAGATCAAAACTAGCAAGAATGGTAAAGAGGAGGATGAAGGTCGTGGTGGTGGTGCACGAAAGCCAAGAATGGCTGGAGAAGACTTTAAATCGATAGCAGCTGGCGGCTGCTGCTGGTTTGGCTGCCGGCTAGACACAGCGAGAGAGGAGGGGGTGTGCTGCGGTGGCTGCTACTTGCGTGGGGAAGGAGAAGCCGGCTGCTGCTGCTGGTTTGGAGGAAGAAGAGCGCAGCCCTTGCTGCTGCTTGCGAGTGAAGCTGTCGGTTGAGGGAAGTGGGAAAGAGGCGCACGggaagagagaggaagaaggagaaggaggagaaggagaaaacggcttgtcttcaatgtttagggtTTCGTGGGTCTTTAaccgttttcttttttttttttttttttttttttttttttttatctcggttcattttgttgcaagatccaactaagagactcaccttcgcggcctcatacattttaataaaataatcattttgattcgaacctctttatttgagaagtcgtaactatatttttagtatatatataagtcgacatttaaatccatatgtgaaagaaatttattaaaactaattcggaaataattaaataataattgtaaaatctttaaaaactattaaaatattaagtgattacgtcattaaaatgtcggggtgttacaattagATTGAGAGAACCTATTCTTTAACTCTTTCTATATATCAGCAGCAGAATTACAGTAAAGAACACTGGAACTGATGTTTTCTTCACAAGAATGTAGAAGCCAAGAAATTACCATTTTATCGCATCTTTCCCATTGCTTTGCCATCTGAGGATCTGCTGGCTTTCTGCAAGAACCATTTACAAATCCTATCTTATTCTTCGCCACTAAAGAAATCTGGACTGAGCGTTCCCATTGTTCAAAGTTCAATCCATTCAGATGTTTGGTAGAAAGAGAATGGTTAGTATTGTCACCATGACCTAGAAACAATTCATGATTGTAATCAGGAACAAAATTTGGGGAAATTCCAGAATCCATTTCtttcaaaagaagaaaaaaatgagaaaaagaaaaaaaaatgtaagaaTTAGCTACTTTTCTCAGCGAATCGTGGCTGTTGATACCATGAAATTTACAGAAGAatagagaaagaagaaggaaagaACAAAGAGAGAAAACAGAAGGTTTATTTATTTCATCCTACCTCCTGAAATATCACATgcatttgttatatatatatgcaacaaTCTTAGCTGTCCTCTATTTACCTATCCACATGTACTAACCTATTACAAGATTTAGCCAGCTATAAAACAGAATTCTCTCTGTTTATTTCCAACAGAGCACTTTGGTATCTTAAGGAGCCTATATTCAACTTTCACTTAGCAATGTTAATCAAATGAAATTAGTAAcaaattgttaatttgttgttATTTCTAGTTAGCTGAAACATTTGTTAAATGCCCACATAGATGCATGGTTTTGTTTTCCAGTGTCAAAAATATGTCTCATGAATCACTTGTTGCTTCATGATGCGAGAGAGTGAATCCAACACACACATCTTAACAGAAAGTCTGAACGTTGGATAGTTGGAAATCATGCCTCAACCAGTGAAATCAGACCTCCTGACCTGATAATTGTTTAGTTATTTGGTACTGTTTAACTGTGGACTTAATGGCAGAAAGCACTGTCCGGGAAACCAActtttttggttttgaattgAGTCAATTTCCAATTACTGACATGTTAAATGCGTGTGTACGGGCCTGCTCCAAAGTCCAAACTTCATTTTACTAGAAcaaaattgatttattagtcATATCATACATCAAATGCTTCTAAAATCATTTTTACTTCTAATTCCATAACCTATAACAACAACCAATCTAATAACAGAAAAAATAGAGAAAGCTCAGCAAATCTTCACATACTCTCAAATTAGTGTAAATCTAGACTTACGCATCAATTCATCCTTACGGGACTTATAGGAAAGGTTTGAAAACCATCCCTTCCGTTCCTGTAAGCAACGCTAAGGTCTCCACATAATTGCTAACGGAAAGAAAATGACCAAATCTCTTTTCCAACATTCCTAACATCCGGCTTGTAACTTGAAAATGTATGCAACCAGTATACCTAAATATTAGAAATGTGTTTCTCTCCTCAACAAACAAAACCTTAACAATAAATGGATAGTACTCTTCAATTACATCAAAAACATTTTTAATCCAAGATTCTGAACACCACACCCTCCATGTGTACTCTCCATCATGCTTTTCCAAAATCCATATGTAGGACGATGATATAACAGCTAACAACTCGCCGATGGTGAAAAGAATTAAACTCGCACATTCTTTCAGTGGCTCGGGTAATGCCACATTATTGAATTCTTctgtattaaaattaaaagagtgGATAATTCTTGGATCACCTTCAGTAAACCAGTATACTATCCATCCACAAAAAACGTATTTGTTATAAGAAAAAGGGACCCTTAATGAAGTCCAAGCATCGACATTCATTGGATTGATTTTAATAGTCCAAAGGTGATTTCTAAGTGAATAAACTGCCATGGCGGCCTCATACTCATTACCATTAATGATGGTACGAAGCTGATAGGCAAGCACCTTATAATCATCACAAGAGGTGGAAAATCCTATAACATAATTAGGAATTTGAAAGGGAGTAACAATTGGACAAGGTGgaagaataaaaaattttctgaGGAAGGGATTCCACAAATATATACCCTTTTGACGATCACCATATAAGCTCAGTAAAAATAACCCATTGCAGACTGAATAAGTCCATGGTATTGTAAAATCAGCAGAAAAAGGAGCAAGAAGAGTAACTGTGATTGAATTCTGATCGTTGGTAACACGTCGTAGGTAGAATCGTCCAGAACGAATTGATGTAATCAGTAAATGGGAGTTTTTGGAATGGTGTTTATTGTAAAGATCGCGATGCTTGGAGATGAAATAAGGGGACTCGATGTAAGTGCGCCAGGATGTGCACACTGCCCGGAATTTCACTAGAGTTTTCACAGGAAACATAGCCAAAATGTGggttattatatcaaatggaagaTCAAAGGAAGTGcttgttttcatgattttgttgttaggcaaacaagaaaacaaatatcagagaaagaaagaaagaaagaaagtagGACGAATGGGATCAAATAGGCAAAGAAATTAATGAAAGTGCTACTCATGATTTTATTATATACAACTTACAATACCAACAAACAATCTTGTAGCCTTGTATATAATGTATAACGGTAAAACCGTTTTTCCcgccaaatattaaaattgcaTTAGAGATGGATGAGTATAATTAGAGAAACCCAAAACCGAACTTGAACCTAAACCATTTATCCTCGTCAGTTTTAATCAGAGAAGATTTTAGTAAATAACGATTATCTGTGAGGTTAAAAAATCACTTTTACGTGTTAAGATTAAATAGGTgagaattttgttattttaatttatctttttttattttgattattttattattttttctttgccttttttttGTGGATTgattaacaattttttattttaatgaggTCACCTTGGATTAGTCAAAAGTAAATTGTAAGCAAACCGGTCATCTCCGATTAAACAATTGGAATCCGACAACTTAATTAAAATGTTACACCTTTTTGTTTGTACGACTATAATTCGAGAAATAATTTTAtgccttaattttaaaaagcctAAACTTTACGAcgaaaaatgccaaaaatgcagAATCACATTATAAAATCATGAAAATCACACTTCACATTTCACATTGTAACGAAAACGCTAAATTATATAAACCTAAATCACATTTCATCCCAAATTATTTGTACCAAACCTAAATCAcaattcaaattataaattgaCGAAAACCTGTAATCGAATTTAGCCTCAAATTGTTAattgaaaaccaaaaaaaatcaaaatataaaaaaattacctgCTCACAATAGTGAAATTCAGTTGAATGAAGAGTAATGACTTAGCTCTGTAGTGAAGATGATAATGGCGGATTTCGGTTGAATGAAATTGGAAACTGAGGAGAATTGAAATGTCGtttattttgagagaatttgAAATAGTGGTATATTTGGGACGATGAAGGAATTGTATAGCTGTATCAGAGGATTGCTTATTGAAATAGTATAATCACTGTTTTATGAAATATTACTCCTTAGTCGCTACATTCCTTAACAAAGTTTTCATAAAGAATATTCacacaaattataaaaaaaattttagatacaagatatattattttatcaaataataaatttaatggaaaaaagtgaatactataaatattaaaagaaagttaatagaaaaaaatatgaagatcacaactatttaaaaaatgctccctttattcttttttattcatctcgtttactttttacacagtttttaaagtaaatttgaaaaaattataaaaagatatCCCATCCGATTCATTTTAGCTGTTCTATTTAGTTTTGGCacactatccaatgcactaattcaattctaaatatctttaactgtgcataattaaaattataaaaatttgatattaataaaatttatattgagacgaatcaaacaaaattccacatgattatattttaatgtttagattgagaataaaatacaaattaagagtgatcaaCGAATAGGgtcaaaaaactaaatgggacaactgAAAagaatcggagggagtatataataaaaatgcATACATTAGGAGTTAGGACGAATGTAACGAGATCTCTCATGGATAAATATTATCTTCtatctatatatgtcttaaaaatcttaattaaatttctttctccaaattaaaatatttcaaatgggaaaaatattaagaaacgaagggagttttttttataatgttagTGAAAAACATGTGGagaccataaaaaatataaaaatgttaaaatataatgtTAGCGGAAAATATGTGGAGCCTATAAACATtgtcaaaatattaaaaagaggatgcttaaagttatttttatccaaaatttatgatataaataaattttttttttatggggacaacaaataaaacacccaAAATAAAAAGTGTAAACTTTCTTTGAGGAAACGAAGGGGGTTAGTCAATAGGGGAAACAtctttattctattttttttctccgCTCATTTTGTATGAGAATGTGTCATTATGAGATGAAGTCgtataattagtttttttctttaatttatcacattaaaattataagtgattaatttaaaaacactaaatatacataatCCAACCCAATAGAAATAGTCTCACCATAAAATcgttttatttaagaatttgtaattCTTTATTTGTTGTGTGTATATTAATGTCAAGCTagaaattaaaaacaatgaGTTTATTATGTTATgtacaaaatatttattttcttagtcCTTATTAAAAACAAGCATGCAACAGAATCCCCAGATTTGGTATTCCTGTTTTAgatttgttattagtgttacgTAGGAGTACTAAATTTCTGTTTCCTACAAGTCGCAGTCTACTAAAGCTTGTTTTCTCCCACAAACAAACACCACCTTAATGGAAATCCCAAAACATTCCCAACTTTTGAGTAATTGTTCTTTTACAACTTATATTTTTATCCTCACTTCATACCAtaatctaaaaacaaagaattcATATTTTCACGTtgtaaatatgtaaaaaaaaacattcacaTTTTGCGCCGTATCAAAGGATAGTTATTGGTTTTACCCACATTTAGACATTACGATAAACGCATCATTCCTATTACCGCATCACCGTTTTGTTAGCGTAATCGCAACCATTACCATATTTTTACTCTATGCTTCAGACTTTAACTCCAATCTTCAACTTCAATCTTCAGATCAAGACTTACCTTAATTAAACCCTCTTAACTTAAGACTTAATTTAAGACTAGGGATATATAAAGAGACGCTATTGTCTAAAATGTACGTTTTCTGTCTCTTTTATTTagcatcaattttatttttgattattatttctttaattttaaatctttttattataggaaatatatacattactttcttttaatctcattgtGATCTCATCCACACGTTCTAACTAGCTCTCATCTATATTTTCATTCACACAATTCAATCTCCcttcatttaatattaaatatagttatattattt
This region includes:
- the LOC130821687 gene encoding putative F-box/LRR-repeat/kelch-repeat protein At1g11620, whose product is MKTSTSFDLPFDIITHILAMFPVKTLVKFRAVCTSWRTYIESPYFISKHRDLYNKHHSKNSHLLITSIRSGRFYLRRVTNDQNSITVTLLAPFSADFTIPWTYSVCNGLFLLSLYGDRQKGFSTSCDDYKVLAYQLRTIINGNEYEAAMAVYSLRNHLWTIKINPMNVDAWTSLRVPFSYNKYVFCGWIVYWFTEGDPRIIHSFNFNTEEFNNVALPEPLKECASLILFTIGELLAVISSSYIWILEKHDGEYTWRVWCSESWIKNVFDVIEEYYPFIVKVLFVEERNTFLIFRYTGCIHFQVTSRMLGMLEKRFGHFLSVSNYVETLALLTGTEGMVMELEVKMILEAFDV